The Yersinia intermedia genome window below encodes:
- a CDS encoding fimbrial biogenesis chaperone: MMVNMHSYSYRYLVIALLIFMGISSAKASVIMTGSRIIYSAGEKEHSIQLTNKDNFPNAVQVWLDSGDAQSTPETGRAPFIVTPPFFRMEANAGQTLRLKYTGSGLPTNKESVFYLNFLQVPPVNKAEKSNKMLVLMRNRIKIFYRPESITGSVDQVSSALTFSVRQRGKDVVVTGKNPTGFYATIASGEVVGGGKKLKMKSEMISPMSQAEWVIPNSSVPSNAIVNFLIVNDFGGQDTGSYRI, encoded by the coding sequence ATGATGGTTAACATGCATAGCTACAGTTATCGTTATCTGGTCATCGCTTTATTAATTTTTATGGGTATCTCTTCTGCCAAAGCCAGTGTAATCATGACAGGTAGTCGAATTATATATTCGGCGGGCGAAAAAGAGCACAGCATACAATTAACAAATAAAGATAACTTTCCCAATGCTGTCCAGGTCTGGTTAGACAGTGGTGATGCTCAATCAACACCGGAAACAGGCAGAGCACCCTTTATCGTCACGCCACCGTTCTTTCGCATGGAAGCCAATGCGGGACAAACATTGCGTCTGAAATATACCGGTAGCGGCCTGCCAACAAATAAAGAATCTGTGTTCTATCTTAATTTTTTACAGGTACCACCCGTCAATAAAGCAGAAAAAAGCAATAAAATGTTAGTGTTGATGCGTAACCGCATTAAAATATTTTATCGCCCTGAAAGTATTACGGGTAGCGTTGACCAGGTCTCCAGTGCACTGACTTTTAGTGTGCGTCAACGGGGTAAAGATGTTGTTGTAACTGGGAAAAATCCAACTGGGTTCTATGCCACCATTGCCAGCGGTGAAGTTGTTGGCGGGGGTAAAAAACTTAAAATGAAATCCGAGATGATCTCACCGATGTCTCAAGCAGAATGGGTTATCCCAAACTCATCTGTACCTTCTAATGCTATTGTTAATTTTCTGATAGTGAATGATTTCGGCGGGCAAGATACCGGTAGTTATCGTATTTAG
- a CDS encoding fimbrial protein has product MNKLTLAMALFSASTTVAMAASNNTITFQGEVTAQTCSVTVNGVDANPMVLLPTVSSSDLDASGKTAGKTTFTLGVSGCAPGPTDIDVKTVFVANQVTASGNLKNTGTAGNVELQLLKDATTTSGIDLNSGVAQDGIVLKAGDTAAEHDFAVQYYATGQAGAGSVIASVQYAVSYL; this is encoded by the coding sequence ATGAACAAGTTAACTTTGGCTATGGCGTTATTCTCTGCATCCACAACTGTTGCAATGGCAGCAAGTAATAATACGATTACTTTCCAAGGGGAAGTCACGGCACAAACCTGCTCTGTTACAGTCAATGGCGTTGATGCAAACCCAATGGTATTGCTGCCAACTGTATCCAGCAGCGATTTAGATGCTTCAGGGAAAACAGCAGGTAAAACGACCTTTACACTGGGTGTATCTGGTTGTGCACCTGGCCCTACTGATATTGATGTTAAAACTGTTTTCGTCGCTAACCAAGTTACAGCTTCCGGCAACTTAAAAAATACCGGCACAGCAGGAAACGTTGAGCTGCAATTACTGAAAGACGCAACAACAACTTCGGGTATCGATCTGAATAGTGGTGTGGCGCAAGATGGCATAGTGTTAAAGGCTGGTGATACAGCAGCAGAGCATGATTTTGCAGTTCAATACTATGCAACCGGACAAGCAGGCGCTGGTTCTGTAATCGCATCGGTACAATATGCAGTTTCTTACCTGTAA
- the ppiC gene encoding peptidylprolyl isomerase PpiC, whose product MANKASALHILVDDEKQANDILAQLNNGANFQELAKKFSNCPSKRNGGDLGEFNKGDMVPAFDKAVFSCELLQPYGPVKTQFGYHIIKVLYRN is encoded by the coding sequence ATGGCAAACAAAGCTTCTGCGCTGCACATTTTGGTTGATGATGAAAAGCAGGCAAACGATATTCTGGCACAGTTGAATAACGGCGCAAATTTCCAAGAGTTAGCGAAAAAGTTCTCTAACTGCCCGTCAAAACGTAACGGCGGCGATCTGGGCGAGTTCAATAAAGGGGACATGGTTCCTGCATTCGATAAAGCAGTATTTAGCTGCGAGCTGCTACAGCCTTATGGACCCGTTAAGACTCAGTTTGGATATCACATCATTAAAGTGTTATATCGTAACTAA